In a genomic window of Quercus lobata isolate SW786 chromosome 4, ValleyOak3.0 Primary Assembly, whole genome shotgun sequence:
- the LOC115984187 gene encoding peroxidase 7-like yields MKKCCYLTIFVLLVHLELLAIQPVNATAKRVVVPQNPADYLSLTYYLNKCPDAEGIIQQKVGAWIQRDFTLAASLIRLHFHDCAVRGCDASILLNYKGSERSSYVSSTLRAFQVIDDIKAELEKRCPRTVSCADILTAAARDATVFAGGPFWEVPFGRKDGRISLAKEAEVVPQGHENVTALIEFFQTKGLNILDLVTLSGAHTIGRCTCGTILNRLYNFNGTKNPDPSLNTSYLNLLKKRCKRSTDLVYLDVITPRTFDTVFYTNLQRKVGLLTTDQELYSDERTLPFVEAMASQPFLFQNQFIVSMTNLGNVQVLTGNEGEIRANCNYVNRR; encoded by the exons ATGAAGAAGTGTTGCTATTTGACTATCTTTGTCCTCCTTGTTCATTTGGAGTTATTGGCCATTCAACCTGTAAATGCGACAGCTAAAAGGGTGGTCGTTCCTCAAAATCCTGCAGATTATCTGTCTTTGACTTACTACCTTAACAAATGTCCAGATGCAGAAGGCATCATTCAGCAAAAAGTGGGAGCTTGGATTCAGAGGGATTTCACCTTGGCTGCTAGTCTCATTCGTTTACACTTCCACGATTGTGCTGTTCGg GGATGTGATGCATCCATATTGCTGAACTACAAAGGAAGCGAGAGGTCATCTTATGTGAGCAGCACTTTGAGAGCTTTCCAAGTGATTGATGACATTAAGGCAGAACTTGAGAAGAGATGTCCCAGAACTGTCTCTTGCGCTGACATTCTCACTGCTGCGGCTAGAGACGCCACTGTTTTCGCCGGAGGACCATTCTGGGAAGTCCCATTTGGACGTAAAGATGGTAGAATTTCTTTAGCCAAAGAAGCAGAAGTTGTCCCTCAAGGCCATGAAAACGTTACCGCTTTGATTGAGTTCTTCCAAACCAAAGGTTTGAATATACTCGACTTAGTCACTCTCTCTGGCGCACATACCATTGGTAGATGTACCTGTGGTACAATTCTAAATAGGCTCTATAACTTCAATGGAACCAAAAATCCTGATCCCTCACTCAATACCAGCTACTTGAACTTGTTGAAGAAAAGATGTAAGCGTTCAACAGATTTGGTTTACCTTGATGTCATAACTCCAAGGACTTTTGACACTGTTTTCTACACAAATCTTCAGAGGAAAGTAGGGTTGTTAACAACAGATCAAGAACTCTATTCAGATGAAAGAACCTTACCCTTTGTAGAAGCAATGGCATCTCAGCCATTTCTATTTCAGAACCAGTTTATAGTGTCTATGACAAACCTTGGAAACGTGCAAGTTCTTACTGGGAATGAAGGTGAAATTAGAGCGAATTGCAACTATGTTAATCGTCGTTGA
- the LOC115986491 gene encoding metacaspase-4-like, with product MTKRAVLIGCNYPDTKAELRGCINDVKRMHQCLVDKYGYSEEDINVLIDTDESYTQPTGKNIRRALKDLVRSAEPGDSLFVHYSGHGTRLPAETGEDDDTGYDECIVPCDMNLITDDDFRDLVDQIPEGCRLTIVSDSCHSGGLIDEAKEQIGESTKRDGNGSGSGSGFGFKTFLKQSVEGAFESRGIRIPHRRHHEEEEEDVDRDIAYGEHGYVKSRSLPLSTLIEILKQKTGKDDIDVGKLRPALYNIFGDDATPKVKKFMKVIFDKLQHRQDEGESGEGGGLLGMVGSLAQDFLKQSLEENNEGYSKPALETQVGSKKEAYAGSMQRALPDSGILISGCQTDQTSADATPGGNAAAAYGALSNAIQTIIEETGGEITNQELVLRARQLLKSQGFSQRPGLYCSDHHVDAPFVC from the exons ATGACAAAGAGGGCGGTGCTGATAGGGTGCAACTACCCAGATACGAAGGCAGAGCTGAGAGGTTGTATCAACGATGTGAAGAGGATGCACCAGTGTTTGGTGGACAAGTATGGATACTCAGAGGAAGACATCAATGTTTTGATTGACACAGATGAGTCTTACACTCAGCCAACAGGGAAAAACATCCGCAGGGCTTTGAAAGATCTGGTGCGATCGGCTGAGCCTGGAGATTCGTTGTTTGTGCACTACAGTGGCCACGGGACTCGTCTGCCAGCGGAGACTGGTGAAGATGATGATACTGGATATGATGAGTGCATTGTTCCCTGTGATATGAATCTCATCACTG ATGATGATTTCAGGGATTTGGTAGACCAGATTCCAGAAGGTTGCCGGTTGACCATTGTCTCTGATTCATGCCACAGCGGTGGCCTCATTGATGAGGCTAAGGAGCAGATTGGGGAGAGTACAAAGCGTGACGGAAATGGCTCAGGCTCAGGCTCTGgatttggatttaaaactttTCTGAAACAGAGTGTGGAAGGTGCATTCGAGTCCCGTGGAATCCGCATCCCACATCGTCGTCATCatgaggaggaggaagaagatgTTGACAGAGATATTGCTTATGGGGAGCACGGCTATGTGAAGAGTAGGTCTCTGCCACTCTCCACTCTCATCGAAATACTCAAGCAGAAAACCGGTAAAGATGACATTGATGTTGGGAAGCTGCGGCCAGCACTTTACAACATCTTTGGGGATGATGCAACCCCAAAGGtgaagaagttcatgaaggtaATCTTTGACAAACTTCAGCATAGGCAAGATGAAGGTGAAAGTGGAGAGGGCGGTGGGTTGTTGGGAATGGTTGGAAGTCTGGCTCAAGATTTTCTCAAACAAAGCCTGGAGGAGAACAATGAGGGGTATTCAAAGCCAGCCCTGGAGACACAAGTAGGTAGCAAGAAAGAGGCTTATGCTGGATCAATGCAGCGAGCACTTCCCGACAGTGGAATTCTGATTAGTGGCTGCCAGACTGACCAAACCTCAGCTGATGCTACTCCTGGAGGCAATGCTGCTGCAGCTTATGGAGCTCTTAGCAATGCAATTCAGACCATCATCGAGGAGACGGGTGGTGAAATCACCAATCAGGAGCTTGTTTTGAGGGCTAGACAGCTGCTAAAGAGCCAGGGTTTTAGCCAGCGACCCGGCCTCTATTGCAGTGACCATCATGTTGATGCTCCTTTTGTGTGCTGA
- the LOC115983433 gene encoding 18.1 kDa class I heat shock protein-like: MSLFQTLFDQRNFFDPFKWFLSENSDILGSENTNMDWKETPHAHIFEIDLPGLTKEDVKLEVHEGRVLHISAERKEELDNEKTEKWHCKERSRGSFMRQFRLPDNAKVDEIKASMHDGVLVVTVPKDETKKKHKQHKEVEISGDEEGKRHAPKGLGRFVCCKA; the protein is encoded by the coding sequence ATGTCCCTCTTTCAAACCCTCTTTGATCAGAGAAACTTTTTTGATCCTTTCAAATGGTTTCTCTCAGAAAACTCAGATATCCTAGGCTCTGAGAACACCAACATGGACTGGAAAGAAACCCCACATGCCCACATCTTCGAAATTGATCTTCCGGGTCTTACAAAAGAGGATGTGAAGCTTGAAGTTCATGAAGGGAGAGTGCTTCATATAAGTGCAGAGAGGAAAGAAGAGCTAGACAATGAGAAGACGGAGAAGTGGCACTGCAAAGAGAGAAGTAGAGGTAGCTTTATGAGGCAGTTTCGGTTGCCTGATAATGCAAAAGTTGATGAGATTAAGGCTTCAATGCATGATGGGGTACTAGTTGTGACTGTGCCTAAAGATGAGACCAAAAAGAAGCATAAACAACATAAGGAGGTTGAAATTTCTGGGGATGAAGAAGGTAAACGACATGCTCCAAAAGGACTTGGTCGTTTTGTGTGCTGCAAAGCTTAA